A window of Nitrososphaerota archaeon contains these coding sequences:
- a CDS encoding ABC transporter permease, translating to MMRFPRIVKVFLKHFYRRKSTLFWTIVFPILLITIFGSIFSNMGQSKVTLYIQNLDVKDGQPSHMSQGLINALNSTEAFQITLVNSTQNLDDILNRASNPRALIIHDGFGQEVATSLYGRAASPVALTLKRDMTQVADPAPGIINTVVRQFNTYLLVNSTREVVTVKEEAGKSGFRYIDFFIPGVIGMTIMTAGLMGAVNINTEYRMNGVLRKLATTPLSKIDWVLGVVIYEIIIAFISAGIIIGLGYLPISIFDVHATMNLPAFLLILAGTLAFPGMGMILARFVRDPTAADAAANAISFPMMFLSGTFFPIDMYPDFLKPIANVLPLTYLNDGLRAAMVNNQPDVAYTNAAIVMIIAVVAITAGILLTNWREK from the coding sequence ATGATGCGGTTCCCGAGAATTGTCAAGGTCTTCCTCAAACACTTTTACAGACGTAAAAGCACCTTATTCTGGACAATAGTCTTCCCAATACTCCTAATCACTATCTTCGGCTCAATCTTCAGCAACATGGGTCAATCCAAAGTAACACTTTACATTCAGAACCTTGATGTGAAAGATGGTCAGCCTTCGCATATGTCGCAAGGACTGATCAATGCGCTGAACAGCACCGAAGCATTCCAAATCACCCTAGTCAACTCCACTCAGAACCTCGACGATATCTTGAATCGCGCCTCCAACCCACGTGCCCTCATAATCCACGATGGTTTTGGTCAAGAAGTAGCTACCAGCCTATACGGCAGAGCAGCATCCCCTGTTGCACTTACTCTGAAGCGAGATATGACGCAGGTGGCTGATCCTGCCCCCGGCATCATTAATACTGTTGTTCGGCAGTTCAATACCTATCTGCTAGTTAACAGTACGCGAGAGGTTGTCACTGTTAAGGAGGAGGCTGGGAAGAGTGGCTTCCGATACATCGACTTCTTCATCCCCGGTGTCATCGGAATGACTATTATGACAGCCGGCCTAATGGGTGCAGTTAACATTAACACTGAGTACCGGATGAACGGTGTACTGAGAAAGTTAGCTACTACTCCTCTCTCAAAGATTGACTGGGTGCTCGGCGTCGTCATCTACGAGATAATTATAGCATTCATCTCAGCGGGAATCATCATCGGACTAGGATACCTGCCCATCAGCATCTTCGACGTCCATGCGACAATGAACCTACCCGCGTTCCTTTTGATCCTTGCCGGAACCCTCGCCTTCCCAGGCATGGGCATGATTCTAGCGCGCTTCGTCAGAGACCCGACTGCAGCCGATGCGGCCGCAAACGCGATTTCCTTCCCAATGATGTTCCTAAGCGGCACCTTCTTTCCAATAGACATGTATCCTGACTTCCTGAAACCAATCGCAAATGTTCTGCCGCTCACCTACTTGAACGACGGGCTACGAGCTGCAATGGTCAACAACCAGCCTGACGTCGCTTACACAAATGCGGCGATCGTGATGATAATAGCTGTCGTCGCCATAACCGCCGGTATTCTCCTGACAAACTGGCGGGAAAAATAA
- a CDS encoding cation:proton antiporter, with protein MVSEELVLSGVLSVSLLVFFAKILAGVFSRLGLPAILGELFAGIIFGPYALGSLIHIAGHNLIEINEIVLVFSQIGAILILFAAGLEMTFSEFRAAGPRSFIVGGLGVVVPFFSGYYLTLSLGYSFAPALIVGAALTATSIAITVKVLEELGKLNDTDAKVMINAAVVDDVLGLAVLSVVVSVIERGVIPDISEVAVKLVTILALWFALLIGVVFTVPRFLRLLPRWRVEGTEEAAATVTCFGSASLAVVLGLSPIVGAYAAGMALAGSHALTAIRKYVEKINLIFAPIFFAVIGASLNLGSITSPVLVLLGMLLVIAVLSKLVGCGLPAAVLAKSRKSGWKIGLGMTSRGEVGLVIAGLGLTSGVIGQDIYAALIGTVILTTILSPILLKSAYKSAVH; from the coding sequence ATGGTCTCTGAAGAATTAGTGCTGAGCGGCGTATTAAGTGTAAGCCTTCTCGTGTTCTTTGCGAAGATTCTAGCAGGCGTTTTTTCTCGCCTTGGGCTTCCAGCGATTCTTGGGGAGCTGTTCGCCGGCATAATTTTTGGGCCTTACGCGTTAGGCTCGCTGATACATATAGCTGGACATAATCTGATAGAGATTAACGAGATTGTCCTTGTCTTCTCCCAGATCGGCGCGATCCTGATACTGTTTGCTGCAGGTTTAGAGATGACCTTTTCAGAGTTCAGAGCAGCGGGACCGCGCTCCTTCATTGTAGGTGGCCTAGGTGTAGTTGTTCCATTTTTCTCCGGGTATTACCTTACACTGTCTCTAGGATATTCTTTCGCGCCTGCATTAATTGTTGGAGCAGCCTTAACCGCTACCAGCATAGCTATCACCGTCAAGGTTCTTGAAGAGCTTGGCAAGCTCAACGATACTGATGCAAAGGTAATGATAAACGCTGCGGTGGTCGATGATGTGCTCGGGCTTGCAGTTCTCTCAGTAGTAGTCTCTGTAATCGAAAGAGGCGTAATACCCGACATATCTGAAGTTGCGGTAAAACTCGTGACGATACTTGCGTTGTGGTTCGCGCTTCTTATCGGGGTTGTGTTTACTGTGCCCCGGTTTCTGAGACTTCTACCCCGGTGGAGGGTAGAGGGCACTGAGGAGGCGGCTGCGACGGTAACCTGCTTCGGCTCCGCCTCCTTAGCCGTGGTGCTTGGGTTATCGCCGATTGTGGGAGCATATGCGGCAGGGATGGCTCTTGCTGGTTCGCATGCATTAACAGCTATACGGAAATATGTTGAGAAAATTAACTTGATTTTTGCGCCAATCTTTTTCGCTGTGATCGGTGCGTCGCTGAACCTTGGAAGTATCACTTCGCCTGTTCTGGTTCTTCTAGGCATGCTACTTGTAATCGCGGTTCTAAGCAAACTGGTCGGGTGCGGCCTGCCTGCTGCCGTTTTGGCTAAGAGCCGAAAATCAGGGTGGAAGATAGGGTTAGGCATGACCTCTAGGGGCGAGGTGGGACTTGTAATAGCAGGGCTGGGTCTTACCTCCGGAGTAATTGGGCAGGATATCTACGCCGCATTAATCGGAACAGTAATCTTAACCACTATTCTATCCCCGATTCTGCTAAAGTCAGCCTATAAGAGTGCAGTCCATTAA
- a CDS encoding ABC transporter ATP-binding protein, producing the protein MGSEPVIEVDSLVKRYGDLTAVDNISFKVQRGEVFAFCGPNGAGKTTTVEVLECLRVPTSGNAKVLGLDISKRSDLRAIRSRIGVLPQQFNTFELLTVKESLEFFGSVFDKHVDSDELIKIIDMTEYANMLYKNLSGGLKQRVGVAIALVNDPEIVFLDEPTTGLDPKARRGVWDVITNLKKSGKTVFLTTHYMDEVEALADNVDVILNGKIVAEGSPRRLISKYGGQQTLVVEEGKEEAYNVLKRILNDVVMEPNGDVLVKISSKSDIANAFSALDENSVVYGRFSVKGASFDDVFLNLTGKKLVEGELQ; encoded by the coding sequence ATGGGCTCAGAACCCGTTATTGAGGTGGATTCTCTAGTTAAGCGATACGGAGATCTTACCGCCGTCGATAATATCTCGTTCAAGGTTCAACGTGGAGAAGTCTTCGCCTTCTGCGGCCCGAATGGCGCCGGAAAGACCACGACTGTTGAAGTCCTTGAATGTCTCCGAGTGCCTACAAGCGGTAACGCAAAGGTCTTGGGGCTAGATATTTCAAAGCGCAGCGATCTGCGTGCTATTCGGAGCAGGATAGGTGTTCTTCCGCAGCAGTTCAATACCTTCGAGCTTCTTACAGTCAAGGAGAGCTTAGAGTTCTTCGGAAGCGTCTTTGACAAACACGTTGACTCTGATGAACTAATCAAGATTATTGATATGACGGAGTATGCTAACATGCTTTACAAGAATTTGTCTGGCGGCTTGAAGCAGCGGGTTGGAGTTGCGATTGCTCTAGTTAATGATCCTGAGATTGTCTTTCTTGACGAGCCGACTACTGGGCTTGACCCTAAGGCTCGCCGCGGTGTCTGGGATGTAATTACTAATCTGAAGAAGAGTGGGAAGACAGTCTTCTTGACTACTCACTATATGGATGAAGTTGAGGCGCTGGCGGATAACGTTGATGTCATCTTGAACGGAAAGATAGTCGCTGAAGGCTCGCCTCGCCGACTGATCTCGAAGTATGGTGGTCAGCAGACGCTGGTGGTCGAGGAAGGCAAAGAAGAGGCGTACAATGTGTTGAAGCGTATTCTGAATGATGTGGTAATGGAGCCTAATGGAGATGTGTTGGTTAAAATCAGCAGCAAGAGCGATATTGCAAACGCCTTTTCAGCTTTGGATGAAAACAGCGTGGTTTACGGTAGGTTTTCAGTTAAGGGCGCATCCTTTGACGATGTCTTTCTGAATCTCACCGGCAAGAAGCTTGTGGAGGGCGAGCTGCAATGA
- a CDS encoding phage holin family protein: MSQKKQSVIDRLSELAIALVVEEAVRRSRERIYRFFRKIIVAVGIAIVGLVCLLIGFVYATLGVVKLVAVVIPGWAAFIIIGIVLLGAGYAMIRLAFR, translated from the coding sequence TTGTCGCAGAAGAAGCAGTCCGTAATAGACCGCCTGTCTGAGCTAGCAATAGCGTTAGTTGTAGAAGAAGCGGTAAGGAGATCAAGAGAACGAATCTACCGCTTCTTCCGCAAGATCATCGTAGCGGTCGGCATAGCGATAGTAGGTTTAGTGTGCCTCCTAATCGGATTCGTATACGCTACGTTAGGAGTCGTTAAGCTTGTTGCAGTAGTGATCCCCGGATGGGCTGCATTCATCATTATTGGAATAGTGCTATTGGGTGCAGGATACGCAATGATTCGGCTGGCCTTCAGGTAG
- a CDS encoding helix-turn-helix domain-containing protein, translating into MAEERQNNAGYESLEESVFKTLSHQTRRNILRVIGERREATFTEIKNSAGVEDSPSLSYHLNALDHLVVQKNGKYMLSELGYDAYNLICKATSSTQSASIISSLRREIPAVIIANALIWAAALFTVSTFEGRPHQMTIFSFASLWFISNTILYLISTRIRPRKN; encoded by the coding sequence ATGGCTGAGGAACGGCAGAATAATGCAGGCTATGAGAGCTTGGAGGAGTCAGTCTTTAAGACATTGAGTCATCAGACTCGACGCAACATTTTGCGCGTCATAGGTGAGAGGCGAGAAGCCACCTTCACAGAAATAAAAAACTCCGCTGGTGTAGAAGACAGTCCCTCCTTATCCTACCACCTTAACGCTCTGGATCACCTCGTAGTCCAGAAGAACGGAAAATACATGCTGTCCGAACTAGGCTACGACGCGTATAACCTGATCTGCAAAGCCACGTCATCTACTCAATCGGCATCGATAATCAGTTCTTTAAGGCGAGAGATTCCCGCGGTTATAATTGCTAACGCCTTAATTTGGGCTGCTGCGCTCTTCACAGTTTCAACGTTTGAAGGAAGACCACACCAGATGACTATCTTTAGCTTCGCATCTCTATGGTTTATCAGCAACACCATCCTCTATCTTATCTCCACGAGAATAAGACCAAGAAAGAATTAA
- a CDS encoding NAD-binding protein, with product MNILILGGGNVGEKLAKQLIKSKHQVTLIEKEMETARVLSAELDTIVLNADGTDRSDLADAKVQEADVFIAVTGDDKTNLFACQLASKMGAKKILARVNDPEDLELFLDMDITAINTTLVTVSAIEDSIKHLGGVPKIASIANEEGQIVRLLIQENSPAVGRNVGDLSLMRNVFAVGRGNKLMLHDESHLLREGDVLYALVRDEAEMKQAKELIGAKN from the coding sequence ATGAATATTCTGATATTGGGTGGTGGAAATGTCGGAGAAAAGCTTGCGAAGCAACTCATCAAATCTAAGCATCAAGTTACCTTGATTGAAAAGGAAATGGAAACTGCGCGTGTTTTATCTGCTGAACTCGACACAATAGTCTTGAATGCTGATGGTACTGATCGGAGTGACCTTGCAGATGCAAAGGTTCAGGAAGCTGATGTCTTTATAGCTGTAACTGGCGATGACAAAACAAATCTTTTCGCGTGTCAACTAGCTTCGAAAATGGGTGCAAAAAAGATTCTCGCTCGTGTTAACGACCCCGAAGATTTGGAGCTGTTTTTGGACATGGATATTACGGCAATAAATACAACTCTAGTCACAGTCTCGGCAATCGAGGACTCGATAAAGCACCTAGGAGGCGTGCCTAAAATAGCATCGATTGCTAATGAAGAAGGACAGATTGTCAGGCTTTTGATACAAGAAAATTCTCCCGCGGTTGGCAGAAACGTCGGAGACCTCTCATTAATGCGAAATGTCTTCGCGGTTGGTAGAGGCAATAAATTGATGCTGCATGACGAGTCCCACCTGCTAAGAGAAGGCGATGTGCTTTACGCTCTCGTGAGAGATGAAGCAGAAATGAAGCAGGCTAAGGAATTAATTGGGGCTAAGAATTGA
- a CDS encoding thymidylate synthase — translation MTDDNLPQFLVQGDVIPEVWEKALELLWTEGCVSLKESYKFEVKKDRIKECSMRMVIKHPLKEPRFHLEWGRPVDFDEYSDDVILGKKDHLIGETLDYTYHDRIFNYKPSATIETINQIDYVVEKLRKTPYSNRAQAVTWMTWKDEHPEVGPPCLQIIWCKVVNEKLEMHTFWRSRDAYSAAPMNMWALTNLQKIIADKVGVQVGQYVDTSESFHVYEENFQRVQSVVNLAKTRRESGKPVWRRTDDLRRSSG, via the coding sequence ATGACGGATGATAATCTCCCTCAGTTCCTCGTGCAGGGCGACGTTATTCCAGAGGTGTGGGAGAAGGCGCTTGAGCTCCTGTGGACTGAAGGATGCGTCTCATTGAAGGAGTCTTACAAGTTTGAGGTGAAAAAGGATAGAATCAAAGAATGTTCTATGCGAATGGTGATAAAGCATCCTTTGAAGGAGCCGCGTTTCCACTTAGAATGGGGGAGACCAGTAGACTTCGATGAATACTCAGACGATGTCATTCTCGGAAAGAAGGATCACCTAATCGGGGAGACCCTTGACTACACCTATCATGACCGCATCTTCAACTACAAGCCTTCAGCCACAATTGAAACGATTAATCAGATAGATTATGTAGTTGAGAAGCTGCGGAAAACACCTTATTCAAACCGGGCTCAGGCCGTTACTTGGATGACCTGGAAGGATGAGCATCCGGAAGTCGGTCCCCCTTGTCTACAAATCATTTGGTGCAAAGTCGTCAACGAGAAGCTGGAGATGCATACCTTTTGGCGTAGTCGAGACGCGTACTCCGCAGCTCCGATGAACATGTGGGCCTTGACCAATCTGCAGAAGATAATCGCCGATAAGGTGGGTGTCCAAGTTGGACAATACGTGGATACTTCAGAAAGCTTCCATGTATATGAAGAGAATTTCCAGCGGGTCCAGAGTGTCGTGAATCTTGCGAAGACTCGGCGAGAAAGCGGGAAACCGGTGTGGCGGAGAACAGATGATCTTCGCCGAAGCTCAGGATAA
- a CDS encoding thioredoxin domain-containing protein has translation MLEAKIDPVQELTSEGWDGEVLRSSGLTLVEFWAPWCPWCRRLTPLLREVEENYKGKIVFTSLNSEDYPDIASQYGVMSLPTMKFFCKGREVGELIGYMPEEMLKQEFDRIVSISQECMTQSSQVK, from the coding sequence TTGCTCGAAGCGAAAATTGATCCTGTGCAGGAGTTAACTTCTGAAGGCTGGGACGGCGAGGTTTTAAGGTCTAGTGGACTCACTCTTGTCGAGTTCTGGGCGCCTTGGTGCCCATGGTGTAGACGACTGACCCCACTTCTTAGGGAGGTTGAAGAAAACTACAAGGGCAAAATTGTCTTTACATCATTAAACTCTGAGGACTATCCTGACATCGCTTCACAATACGGAGTAATGAGCCTGCCAACAATGAAGTTCTTCTGCAAGGGCCGCGAAGTAGGCGAACTCATAGGATACATGCCTGAAGAGATGTTGAAGCAGGAGTTTGACAGAATAGTCTCAATATCACAAGAATGCATGACGCAGAGCTCGCAAGTAAAGTAA
- a CDS encoding trypsin-like peptidase domain-containing protein produces the protein MPSRSYTVLAVISIIALIIAGVSAYIAFDTVQRQQSLLESNSALVQSTGSQISQLQTSLDGVKTRLQSIESASTDLGKQLSKLFESSTSLSKNVSASDAKLSGQFSALNQTTSGSLADLKSRLETQNTILSGNLTRTSEDLKSKLAGLSSNLSSIQSEINVLNSNLSGLVSKFPSANKSTVPVEPPTQTPVEVYKSSYKSIVVIRTPIGQGSGFIYNRSNLIATNWHVVNNATSIEVQFYDRSRSNATIVGTDAYSDVAIIKVENPPADAKPLELGNSSALYIGQQVIAIGNPLGMAESLSSGFVSQINQQINLQDVPIIIPVLQLDITIAPGSSGGPLFDLSGKVVGITNAGTGQGFNFAVPSNVVKRVGASLIAKGVYSHPYFGFSAISLSPEIIRALNITNLKPTQTGLLITNVTPGLPAAKAGLTPAAPITRPNGTQAFLAKDIILAVNGQPMLDFSDWQVYIEEHVSPGQIIKLTLWRSGETVTVDVTPTERPQHPI, from the coding sequence ATGCCTAGCCGAAGCTATACAGTTTTAGCAGTCATAAGCATAATTGCACTAATAATCGCAGGTGTCAGCGCCTATATCGCATTCGACACAGTCCAGAGGCAGCAAAGTCTTCTGGAGTCAAATTCAGCGCTGGTCCAGAGCACAGGGAGCCAAATTAGCCAGCTGCAAACCTCATTGGATGGAGTTAAAACTAGGCTTCAATCAATCGAGTCAGCCTCGACAGATTTGGGGAAACAGCTATCAAAGCTGTTTGAAAGCAGTACTTCGCTTTCGAAGAATGTTTCAGCAAGCGATGCGAAACTGTCTGGACAATTTAGCGCGCTTAATCAGACTACATCCGGCAGCTTAGCAGATCTGAAGAGCCGACTCGAAACTCAGAACACTATTTTGTCCGGCAACTTGACTCGAACCAGTGAGGATCTGAAGAGCAAGTTAGCTGGTCTTAGCTCCAATCTTAGCAGCATACAGTCTGAGATCAACGTGCTTAACTCGAACCTCAGCGGACTAGTCTCGAAATTTCCAAGTGCGAATAAGAGCACGGTACCTGTGGAGCCGCCTACACAGACCCCGGTTGAGGTTTACAAGTCATCTTACAAATCGATTGTAGTTATCAGGACACCCATTGGACAAGGCTCCGGCTTCATTTACAACAGATCTAATCTTATCGCAACAAACTGGCATGTCGTGAACAACGCGACCAGCATAGAAGTCCAGTTCTACGATAGGTCTAGGAGCAATGCAACAATCGTTGGCACAGACGCCTATTCTGACGTGGCCATTATCAAAGTAGAGAATCCACCTGCCGACGCGAAGCCTCTTGAACTAGGAAACTCCTCTGCGCTCTATATTGGACAACAGGTAATCGCAATCGGTAATCCACTGGGCATGGCTGAAAGCTTATCCTCAGGCTTCGTCAGCCAAATCAACCAGCAGATCAACCTCCAAGATGTCCCGATTATCATACCCGTGCTCCAGCTTGACATCACGATAGCTCCCGGCAGCTCCGGTGGGCCGCTCTTCGATCTCTCTGGAAAGGTCGTCGGGATAACTAACGCGGGCACAGGTCAGGGCTTCAACTTCGCTGTTCCATCCAACGTCGTGAAAAGAGTAGGCGCATCACTAATCGCGAAAGGCGTCTACAGCCACCCGTACTTCGGCTTCTCAGCTATCAGCCTAAGCCCTGAAATTATCCGAGCGCTAAACATAACCAACTTAAAGCCGACTCAGACTGGACTCTTGATTACGAATGTGACCCCAGGGTTACCTGCAGCCAAAGCAGGTTTGACACCGGCAGCACCTATAACTAGACCCAACGGTACTCAAGCTTTCCTAGCAAAGGACATCATCTTAGCTGTGAACGGCCAGCCTATGCTTGACTTCTCAGACTGGCAGGTCTACATCGAAGAGCATGTGTCACCGGGACAAATAATCAAACTGACGCTTTGGCGATCCGGAGAAACAGTCACCGTTGATGTTACCCCAACCGAAAGACCACAACACCCAATCTAA
- a CDS encoding PH domain-containing protein has protein sequence MPLKDFLLPGENVRFQSVSNVQYAGRAYRVIITDKRLVLYSRSGVMFKNDNVATESLKDIQGIHYKEQGIVMRKGILDVLGNTKIVLVGSSSEVKAIYQNLSYLITQK, from the coding sequence TTGCCACTTAAGGACTTCCTGCTTCCTGGTGAAAACGTAAGGTTCCAAAGCGTCTCGAATGTTCAATATGCTGGGCGCGCTTACAGAGTGATTATCACTGATAAGAGACTGGTTCTATATTCAAGAAGCGGCGTGATGTTCAAGAATGACAACGTGGCCACGGAGTCGCTCAAAGACATTCAGGGAATCCATTACAAGGAGCAAGGCATTGTTATGAGGAAAGGAATACTTGATGTCCTCGGAAACACCAAGATAGTGCTAGTCGGAAGCTCTTCTGAAGTCAAGGCTATTTACCAAAACCTCTCTTATCTTATAACCCAAAAGTAG